A window of Aptenodytes patagonicus chromosome 1, bAptPat1.pri.cur, whole genome shotgun sequence genomic DNA:
TTGAATGTTGTTCATAACTTCTGCATGTGGCCAAGACCTCTAAGACAATGTTCCTTCATGAAAAACCACCTGGGGTGCTTTCTCCAGGTCTCTGGGTGGAGTTTGAGGCTGTGTCTAGGTGGCACAGCATAGCACCATGAGGCGACCAGAGCTGGCGTTAAAAGCGCTGGAAGCAGTTTAGCTGTGTTAGCAGAGCACTTTACCAGGGGCACGTGCCAAATGGGCATGCTGGATGGGAAGGTGTGTCACATCCCGCAGTAGTAATGTCTGGGCTGGAGTCCTCGTCCTCCTTCTGGGTGAGTTAATCCTGACCTACCTGAACTACTTGGCTTTGTGGAGAAATGAGGTGTGATAAGTTGGGCAGAGCACAGCATGAACAGAGCTGGGCTACCTCTGCAAGCCCTCAGCGCCTGCTGCTGGTGGCAAAATACCTGACTGCCTGTCTGCCATTTTTTCCCCAGGGCTTTTAATTTTTGGCGTTAAGGAATCAGCCCTGGTGAACAAAGTGTTCACCTGCATCAACATCCTTGTCCTTGGCTTCGTCATGGTCTCCGGCTTCGTGAAAGGGTCTATTAAAAACTGGCAGCTGACTGAACAGGACATTTACAACACCAGCCACAGCATTTACGGAGACAAGTAGGTTGGATCTTTTCTTCTCAGCTCTGAAATTGATGCATTTTCAATGGCAAGCTTATAGGGGGGTTTGTGGAATGATTCAGAAAACTAGTGAATGGGATGGCTCCCTCCTTTGCCAAATGCCTTGAGGCAAAGTTGGTTTCAGTGGGCGTTTGCTGAAAGCAGGCTGTGCTGATGGGCTGAAACTGATAGGAGGTAGGCTGTGTCAGCGTGGGCCCTGCTGCAGAACTGACCATTTCCAGCCTCATGACCCGTACAGCATCCAAATTTGAGAGAAAAGAGCTTTTTAGACAACCTCCTACTCAAGGCTACACCAGGCTGGCTCTGGTGCCTGTATGAAGCCATGACCAAGTATAGCTCTGTAGTTGCTTTGGACACTTGGGCAATATCCTTGAGTTGTACCTTTTGGAGACTTTGTCCCAAAAGTTTACTGCCTCAGTAAAATGAAGGCAAGTTGCAGATTATTTTAATGCATTGCAGCAAGCATATCACAAATCCATTTTTAGTGATATTTTGCTACTTGGGCAAAATCCTGACTTCCTATACAAGATTAAAATTAAGGAGCTTACAAGGGTTGCCAGTGATACAAGGCTGTTCATTTTTGCTTGAGACTATGCAACACAGAATGAGGGCCTTTAAATATCTCCACGTACCTCAACTCAGTCCTGGCTTGCTATCTAAACTGTTTATGCTGGCCTGCAAGGAAGCACAGTTTGGCAAAAACTGGAGAGATTTATAAATGTTGCGTGGGTCAAGTTTGGCTTGTGTACAAGCCGCTTATTGAGCGTCTCTGCAAAATTCAGCCTGCTGTGAACGAATTGTTTCTATAGGAAAGGTCCCCCCTCCTTCCCTACTGCTATTCCCATGCAAGGAGCAATTAGTGCAATAGCTTCAAAGTGTAAGTGTAGCTCTTTGACCCGGAGCacttaatatttttgtaaaatctgTCTGGGGTTTACTTTACTTTATCATTATTTCCAGAGTAATCCACATTTGGGTTGTGCTATTTCTGCACATAACAGGCCAGTTTTCATCTAAGTCTCAACAGAGATTCTACAAGAGAGTTCAGATGCTTACACCTGATAAGACTTGCATTTGGGATTTACTTTAATTTAATTGCCTTAATTCATCTTTACAAAGGCTTTTCCCTGAAAAAGTGACCTGAGTCACTTGAACTGAAGGATATGTTATACATGAGTCAACACAGGCACATGGATCCAGGGTCCTGATCCAGAATGCACTGGGATCAGGAGATGTCTATCTGTTGACTTGAATGAACTTTGGATGAGGCTCAGCAAAGCATTTGGTGCGTCAGGGATGcaggctcctctcctccctcaggGTGGCAAGCACGGTTTGGGTATGAACTTGGCTCAGGGAATTTTGAAGTTGAGAATGGAGGATTGGGTGGGTTTTAGACAGTCATGGCACCCTGCATTGCTCTCTGATGTTTACTCACCTATACTTCATCTGAGTCCATCTTAGGTGAAAAGTGGACAGTTTACATTTTTCTCAGTCTTCAGTTTTCAGAATTACATGTTgtgctttttcaaaagcttatGTTTAAATGAATAGGTGTATCTACACGCATGCAGTAATATTAGGAGAGGAATTTTAAtattcatgctattttctccgTGTCTTGGCCAAGACATTTTTATCTGCCCCAAAAAACAGGTGGTAGGAACAAACCATGAACCATTTTTATTCCGTGCATTCCCCAGGCTGTTGCAGGCCAGTGCAAAGCTCTGCAGTGGGTAGGGCTTAGCATTTTGCCTGGTATTTGTATGCTAGCATGTGAAAGGGAGAGTGTGTTCCTTCAAACTCCAGCTTTGGATTTTGTTATGAGCTATATGAATAGTTTTGTTACTCCCACCTAGGCAGGATGACTTCTAACCCAGTGCCATGCCTTTTAGtcaaacacaggaagaaaagctCTATGGTGTTGGAGGGTTTATGCCCTATGGATGGAAAGGAGTCCTCTCAGGGGCAGCCACATGTTTTTATGCTTTCGTGGGATTTGACTGTATTGCTACTACAGGTAAGAGGAAAGATATCTTCATTCTGGTTATGAACCTGATTGCTGGTAGATTGGCTTTCAGTaatacagcacagcacagataATGAGTAATTCAGGACACTGCATTCATCATCCCTCTGAACCTCAGCCCAGAATATACTTTTGGCTCAGCTGCTCCTAATACTCGAAGTGCTGAGTATGTCCAAGTCCCTGGGTGCTCGAGTGTTGAATTCTAGCTGCTGTGGCAGGCAGCTAGACTGCATAACCCACAAAATCAGCTTTCTCCCTTCTTTGCCTGCGGGGCCCAGTCCCATGGTTGGTCACTGATGACACTAACCAGGTCAGACTCCACGGAAAACACAGCCAACTTTACCAATTAGGCAAACAAGGAAGGCCCAGGTTCAGATGTTTTGTATGACTGGTGAAGTGTGAACCTCTAACTCCAGATGATGCTTTAATCAACAGGTTATTCTGGAGTAGGGTTCTTCAGTGCCCTCAGCTGAAGGTGCTCAACTGGCTTGGAGTATTTAAAGAGCCAGAGAAAGAGGGAGCCTCTGGGGAGTCATCTGCAGCCTAAAACTGTGCCTCAAAATAAGGGGGAGTTTTTATCTTCAAAGGTTCAGAGATCTCCTTCTGAGAGAGAAAACATCAGCACTGTCATATTTCTCCTGGCTAAGAAGAATCTCAGTTCCCTGGAGAAAGGAAGGATTATCCTTAATTTCACATTTGGCAAGAACTGAGTTGCTTCAaagctggagcagagggaggaggagatcATCACGAAGACAGATAAAGCAGTACTGCCTCTTCTTCCAAGGAGTTTGAGAAGTGCTGGCTCCATTACTCCAGCCAGCCCTAGGGCCTCTCTTTGGAGGAGAAACACATTCATCTGCCTTTGACTTATAGGTGCATGGGTCTCTGCTTATTGGTTCATCCTCCTGAAATGCCAAACCTCAGGAGCTCTTGCTTTCAGAGGAGAGCAGCTCTGGAGGACAGTGAAGGCTCAAAGCTGTTTCTTAATTAATCAGTGCCTgaattttgaggattttttttattttacacattCATCCCAACTTGGTTGTTGAAAAATTTCCATAAAAACTAGAGGGAGTCCCTTTTTTTAAGAGGGATTTTCAAAGATCTGTATGATTTCCAGGTGCTGTGCGAAGTCTGCATTTTGCTGGAACTGGGCACCTATGGTGCTGTGTTCACTGTGCAGTAGTTTTGGTGGAGATGCTAACTGAAATGCTCACCCAAGGATTTGCCCTACAACTGCACAATAATTTCTTGTCCCATTGCTTGTGATCATTGAATTATTCTTGGGGCTGCACCATCAGTGGGATAGCAGGAGTAACTGGAGGTAAAAATAACCCTTTTTGGGGAAGGGACTGCTTTTAATCCATATCGTTTCTGGGCTCCTGAGTTTACAGGGCCTCCACAAATGTTTATGTCAGAAGGAGTCACAGGAGCAGCAGAAGTGGGAGCAACAGGCTGGGGCAGGCCGTTGGCAGCATGCAGGTCCACACATGGTCAAACAGCGCCTTGCTGCCCACGGAGCCTTTGAAAGCCCCAGCCAGCATGTCCTAGGTTGGGATAAAGTTCTTGCTCGTCATTTAGCTGgtatttcaatttctttcttctagGCGAGGAGGTAAAAAACCCTCAGAAGGCCATTCCTATTGGCATCGTGGCATCTCTGCTCATCTGCTTTGTGGCTTATTTTGGTGTGTCAGCTGCCTTGACGCTCATGATGCCTTACTACCAACTGGATACCAACAGCCCTTTACCCAATGCCTTTAAATATGTGGGTTGGGATGGAGCCAATTATGCAGTGGCTGTCGGTTCCTTGTGTGCGCTTTCTACGAGGTGAGACACTGTTCTTCCTTTGTGCATCTCTCAAGGCAAACATGTATCTCCAGCTCCTTTAAAAAATGGTGCATGTCAGGGCTTTGCCTTCACTGTGTTCCCCTAGGTCAAGGGAGCCGAGACCAGGGATGAAATTCAGAGCTATTGACTTCAaaagggccaggatttcaccctgtGATAGATTTCAGAGATCAGTATCACTTCAGAAACTCCCATCTTAGCAGCAGACCCAGCAGGTGCATCTCTGGAATATAAATAGATTCATTGACTAAGTCATGGAGGCAACTCCGCGGTGCAAGCATGGTTTGCCCACAAGACATCCCGGCCTGCTGGGTGGAGAGCAGGTTTGTGTCAGGTAGTGCAGGGTGCATCTCCTGGAGCATATGCGGCTTACCATATCCAGGGCCGTCTGTCTGCAGGTTGCCTGCAGGACAGCCATCTGGAtgggaggcagggcaggctggaggcaAACTATGTCATGTTCTTCTGCACTCTAGAGACCTATTGTTTCAGATCAACTTAGACATATTCAGTTAGGTGAGCAACTCATAGAGGCTCGTAGAAGTTATGGCTATTTTGCTATCTGAAAGTCAGGCTGTTTTCATCGCCTGTGGCTAAGTTTAGGTATCCAAAATCTCAGAGCTGCACCTCAGTTGCCAGCTATCAGCAACATGAGTGTGTGGAGGGAGCCCTTGAAGGAGAAGCTGAAGTGAACAAAAGCCACCTGTTCTGTGTTTGTACTGCCATAAACTTGCTTTCGTTTGTGTGCCTGTGCTCAGCAGGAGGTGATATAAGTAGATTATTTCCCCCTTCTGTGTCCTTAGTCTCCTTGGCTCCATGTTTCCGATGCCTCGAATAATTTATGCTATGGCAGAAGATGGGCTTCTCTTTAAATTTTTGGCTAAAGTCAATGAGAAGAGAAAAACTCCAATAATTGCAACAGTGACATCAGGTGCCATTGCAGGTAAGATCCAAAGACTTACATGAATGCGTGGAACGGAGGCATAAGCTCATCCTAGGGGCAGATAAGTCTGCCTGACTCTAGCCCGCTTACTAATCGGATGTATTGCACAGCACGACTTCCCAGAGCATGCCCTGGGTTTCCAGGGCATACCCTGGAGGGGCTGGGTGAGCATGAATAGCTTGCTGTGTGCCTGTTCCTCTTTCTCAGAGCTCATTGCTGACATCCTGTCTCATGCCAAGAATTGCCTTCATCCGCTCCCTGGGTGCTCTGCcagccttaaaaataattaacccCCTGCAAGGTGGCAGCCAGCGGTGCCCCAGCATCCTTGTGGCTGTTGGCCTGGCTTGGCTGAAGACACCACACTGCCTGTGGGTAGCAGCTCGGCAGAAGACACCAGAGCAGCCGGAGACAGGCAGATGACCCCTGTGGCACAGACATTTGTTAATCAGAAGCTGGCAGCCATcccatcctccccttccctctcctggcCCCCAGGAATATGGGAATTGAACCTTCCAGATGGCAAGGACGAGTGGCTTACCCTCTTCTCGTAGGTGTCCCCTTCCTCTCAATGCCTAGCCTTGCTGCTTCCTCTTTACCTTCCACTGCAAATGTGGGATGAGCCGTTGATGTGAGAACATGCCATGTTTGGTGGGGAGTTGGTGCTGAACTGCCACTGTGGGTTCTGAGCTCCTGTGGAGCGgctcagcttctgctgctggGACCCATGGAGCCTCCTCACAGCTGCTTCTCTGGCACCTTTCTCTTCAGGCGGCCTTGGGTctaaactggggaaaaaagagccagataaagtaaaaaaaaaagtgctttgcagTCCCTTCAGGTCTCTTCAGAGTGGTCTGTAGTGCCTAGGACCAAAGCACACACGAAGCTGCAGGGACAGCACTTGCCAGCTGAGCTTGAAGGTTGGGTTGGTTGTTGGGCTCCAGGCAGTGCATTGAGgacaggctgggccaggctcagCTCTGAGATCCCTGCGCTCTCATGACAGGTGGTGTCACCTGCATGTCTGACTATGGTGTCTGTCCTCTGCTTACTTGCTTCTCCTTCTGAAGGCCTTTGTAGAAAGGTCCGTACGACCAGGGGTTGCCTGGTGAGGGTGTGTAAGCAGGGTAATCCCTAAGGGATGGCAGTCTATACCTTTTTCTGGAAACCCCCTTGATGAGGCATGCTAACTGAAGATGCCCTCCTTGATGCTTGCTCCCCATTGCGTGCACAAGCCTGGTTTCACCCCAGCTGAGCTGAGACACCAGAGCGAGGTGCTGCCAGTCCTCTGTTCCCTCTAGCTACTTCCAGGAGATAATTGTGGCCTTAGGGGTGCTGCAGCTGCGCCGGGGCACTCCGGCAACAAGACTGTGGCTTAAACACCTGCTCATTGCTGTTAGTTGGGTGAACATACCCATATGAGACAAACAGGCTGGCATTTACTGTAGCAAATGGTTCCTCTGGTTCCAGCTAGTGAGGCTGTGCTGGGACAGCCTGCGAGGCTCAGGGTATTCATGCGCCAAGTTCTGCCTCTCCCTGTCTCAGGACAGCTCGAGCTCCCCGGCCGAGACCTGAGCAACAGTCACGCGTGTGCTGCATCGTCATTAACGCTCCTGAGATGTGCATGTTATGCTgtgttactgatttttcttccctctctcacCTTCCTCTCCTCCTACAGCTGTTATGGCCTTTCTCTTTGACTTGAAAGATCTTGTGGATCTCATGTCCATTGGGACCCTCCTGGCTTACTCCTTGGTGGCAGCCTGCGTGTTGGTACTGAGGTATGGATGTAGAAACAGCATCTCTTGTGTCACACAGACAGAAATCCACACAGTGATCAGATGCCCTCATAGTTTCCATAGACCCAGTAAAACCATGAACATCTCCAGCTATAAGTATGTGAAGAGTTTGTTTCTTTAAGCTCATGGGGGATTGTGCTAGTTGGATCTGCAAGGGGGTCCTCTGAACTTGGTTGATCCTTGGCCcatgctgctcctgctgtggtCAACCCTGGATGCCCTGAGAGATATGCCAACACATGAGATGAGAGATGGGTGGTCCTGGATGCCTGCGTCGTCATCACTCTTGTTCCCACTGGGGATACAGTTTCAGGTCATCTTACTTTTGAAAGGGGATTCAAGATAAAGTCTAGCAGCAGCAAAAAAGCTGAGCATGTGTTTGCAGGATCAGTGCCTTAGTGCATGTCTTTTAGAAGTGCTGAGTTGCCATAGCTTCCCTAACCTAAGCTGAAAATTGAGTATCTTCATTGCTTGGCACCTCATGGACAACAGCACTCTGCCCATGAGGACTGTATTTTGAAGATCATGTTCCTGAAGAACACCTTTGTGTTCAATGACTTTTTCAAAGTCTGGCGTAGGCTTTTTGCCTGCTCACAGCAAATGCATTGAACTAAGAACTGTCTTGCAGCAGGTGAAGGCCCAACGCTGTACTGTAATACCATTGTTCTGTGCCTGTTCTGTCCACCCTGCCCCTTGAAAATCCGTGGCGATTTTCCTTGCCCTTCTtacttttcctttgattttccaGTCCCCTCTTCTCCATACAGCTGTAAATTGCTTTAACTTATTTTTGCAAGCTGCTGTACCCATTGTATGGCATTTTCGCCATCGTACGTTTGCAGAGCTGACAGCCTGTCTTGTAGCAGCCTGGGCAGTAATTTGGCTGCCCCGTTGGCTGCCTAATGAAGTGGCAGCTGAATTGTTTCCAAAGCTGTAAGGTCCTGCCACTAATACCCAGCTGTGGCTGGAGCCGAGGATTTCACTGCATTTCTCAATTTGCAGTGTTTCACAAATGGCCTCATTGCAAACGCATCCCCACAGGAGCGATTTTAAGGTGTATTTCAAAACGGCCCTTTCCTTTAGTCAGGCTTGTGGCTGAGAGTCATGGGCAAAACCAAAAGAGGGCTGAGGCTGGAAGagtgttttttctttatggaTCCACGTGGCTGTGCATCAGGGCCCCGTTGAATGAGGTGCTGTCCACACACGCAACAAAAAAATTACCGTTCTTCGTTCACCTCTTCCTTTCTTATGTGGCAGCAGACAAGCCAGCAGAAGAGACTGGGATAGAAGAGGATGGGGCACCAGGAATGTCGCTGCGGGGTGCGATCAGCAGCTGCCGGGGTGCGATATCTGCTGAGCTGTTAGCTCAGCCAGCTCTGTGCCAAAACACAAGAGCTGAACTGCCATAGATAACCCGACGGCCCAGTTATGATGGTCTGTCTGTccctctgctgcttccttctccGGTCCTCACTGCTATCGCCCAGTCATGTTTTGGTGATATGGATGATAGGGTTTATGAAAGAGCACTGTCCAGTTTAAAACACTGACATTACAACCAAGCTGTAGGTGATAATAGCTGACCGTATTTGCTCACGTTATGATGACGTTATTCTCGGATTTCCCCCTGAAACAGAAGGTTGTAGATGTTATGTGTGCCTCTTCTGGTGCTATAGTGATCTGGGGCGCAGCCGTGGCTATCTGTGTggcttttaaacaaaaagtaccCTGCACCAAACCaatatgctctttttttcatttcccttttcctaGGTATCAGCCAGAGCAACCTAATTTGGCATACCAGATGGCTAGGACAACAGAGGAGACTGATAACAACGAGTCTGTGAGCACCAGTGAGTCGCAGGCTGGATTTctgccagaggaagaggagaaatgtTCACTCAAAGCCATACTGTGTCCCCCAAATTCGGACCCTTCCAAATTCTCTGGCTCGGTGGTGAACATCTCAACCTTCATCATTGGTAAGCACTGGGCAGTGAGCCAGCTGGTACATCCTTGTACTCACCGTGGTGGGAAAGCTCATCTCCTGGCTGTAATTTTGATGAGCCCCTGTAATGGCCAAAATAACTGAAGATCTACAGATTAAATTTATGACTTGAAAAGAAGTCCACAGGTGGGGGGGGTGTATAGGGGGAAGGGCATGTTTCTTACAGTTAGCTTTTTCatgtgttgctgttttgtttgctgaGCTTTCAGATTCTGCTTTGCCtgcttgtggttttggttttttttttcctgttcctaaaAAAAGAATCAGTAAGCTTTTGGTGTCTGTTCACAGGTTTCCTTATCGTGGGTAGCTGTATCCTGACTGCCCTTGAGCCAAGCATTCTGATAAAAGCTGTATGGATTATTGCTGCCATCCTTGTTGTTGTTGTCAGCTTCATTATATGGAAACAGcctgaaagcaaaaccaagctcTCCTTTAAGGTGAGTGTCCTGGGAGGTGTAGCTAGAAAAGAGCTGTTTGGGAGGTGGTTGGAGGAGGAAGTGCATGTTGGCCTGTATCCGAAGAGGGGACTTGGCCAAATGGACATGCAGAGAATATAGGCACGATGTGAACTTTTCCATGCAGGCCTGCCAATAGAGCTGATGGTTTGAGCTCTCCAGCTAGCATGGCTGCAACCTCTCGTAGTCTGTGCTTAGTGCATAAAGGGATGTCCTACCAGAGCCGAGCTCAGCCTCCGAGTGTGATTTACTTCTGGTGTCTAACCTCAAATGTCAGTGTAGGTGCTTTGCTGCAGAATGCAGCATGGCAGAAGCAACGTTGTGGCAAGCCTGCTGCGCAGCAGTGCCCCATGGGCAGAAGCAGATTCGGCACAGAAAGAAGGACTGAAGGGGTTAGCTGAGAGGTTGGAGGAGGGAATCAGGAGGGGAAGCCGCACGTGGTCAGGTCAGAGGCAACAGTAGAGGActaagaagaaaatggaaatggtgCTGGAGTccaggagatgctgggaaggcagaACCTGGTGCAGAGATGTGGCCAGAAAGGAAGGGCAGGACAGTGCTTTTGAAAGCAGACGGTTAAGATGGTTATAGGATATGGAAGAGACAGAGACCAGAGAAAAAGGGGATGGTTTTGAAGGGACACGTCAGGCTGTGGATACAGAAGGAGAGAGAACGCAAGAAGCAAGCTTGTGTATGAGGATCAAAGCGGTGCTCCCTAAAAAGCTCTAAGAAAGTGCACTTTCATGTCCTACTTAGTCCCCATGGAGACTAAGGGATGACCATTCTCTCTTTAACAGCCTTAAGTATGAGGAACTCTGTCATTTTCCTGCCCTGTCCAAGTATACCATCCTTTCTATATAAAACaaacactgggattttttttcccccagtataaTCCTGCAAGTCATGTTTTATCATACTGATTTAGGCTGTTTCCCCAATTTATTAAATTAGTTTTGGATTCTAATCCCATCCTCCAAACTGCTCTCATTTTGACTGCTCTTCAGTTACAGTTTTTCAGTAAATTCtctgattttaataatttaatccAACCAGAGTTGCCCAAGGTAGTGTTTGCAGCTCATCTTGAGGTTGTGGTCCCAGAAGTGGAAATAGAAATGGCCAGGAGCAGAAAACTTAGGAACTGTCGTCTAGACTGTATTTTCTGAACTTGCTTCTGAGGAGATCTCTTTGCCTTACACTCACGGTATTTTACCTCCTTCTTTTTCCCTCAGCCACTACCCTGTCCgagaaaacaaaaattagacCTGTCACTGCTAAATCTGTAACGGCTCTTTCTTATCTCCTTGTTGTCCTTTAGACATTTACAACCTGACTGTCTAGTGATTTTTCTCCAAAGTCTTTCTGGGAATCCAAGGCTGGCTGGTTTGTTCCCcagttgtttttctgtatttcGTTTTAATAGGTAATTTGTGTCCCTTCTCCAGTCTTCAGAAACCTTGCCATTCTACCAAGAGCTCTCAGAGATGCCTATTAATAGTTTAGAGATCACTTCTGCAATCTCTGGGTACATAACTCATCCCCCTAGGGAAATCTCATTTGTCCCTACTGACTTGACAAAgcctaatttagaaaaatatttttcttccattttctaattTGTGTGCCCATCCCCTTTCTCTAATGATGTGAACAGCTGCTCACCATaaacgtggggttttttttttggtgaagctTAAATCAAGAAAGGCCTACAACATTTCAGcctgtttctttttgtaaatcTCCTTTTTCCTTAGGAGTGAAGTTCACTTTCCTTGTGGTTTCACCATATTCACAAACCTTTCTATTGTTATAATTTGTCCTTTCTGATTTTGTCTTTACATGCCTGTGCTATTTCTTTATattctgatttttgcattttGGCTTTACTGTCTCATTCTTCTTTGTATCTCAGATCATTAAGGCATTCTTGGTACAGCTGCACTCGTCTTttacaatattttctgtttttcttctgctctggGATAATTTGCTCTATATTGCTTAATTACCTTGGTACGTGCTGGATGAAGTTCTTCAGGTCCCTCCTCTGACATTCTCCTTACCTTCTTCTCCCTGGTCTTCAGTAGGTGCCTGTCATGATGCAGTCCTcggttttcttcttctctccttccccccacgAATATTTAGTATTGCTGCTGAAATTTGCCTCTTGCCTCCTTCCAGACCACAAAACAAGGACAACCGTTCTTAAAACAGGTGAACAGCATTGTTCACGTCCCTCTCCCACGGTGGATCGATGTCGTCCATTTTGGTCTAACCTTGCCTTTTTTCAGATCTGGCAGCTGAGGAGTTGGTAACAGCCATCACATCCCGTTTACCAGGGATGCAATGTTCCTGCCTGCCCCACTGGTCTGCCCTGTGGGTGTAATGtatccctctttctttttcaggTACCTCTTTTGCCCCTTCTTCCTGTTGTGAGTATTTTTGTGAATGTTTACCTCATGATGCAGCTAGACCTAGGCACATGGATACGGTTTGCAGTCTGGATGCTTATAGGTGAGTTTGAGACAGTAAAAAATTCTATGTTCAAAATTACTAGATTTTGTTAACTATAAATTTATTGTAGCATTCCAGGGAGGGATCCTGCACTCTCATCATGCTTGGGCAACCTCGGTGACTTAACTGAAGCCATTTAGGCAGTGTGTCTCAAGCCTTGTTTTAAATTCAAGGGTTACGAAGCCTTTGTGAGGAGAAAACAACAACCCATGAACCATCTTATGGGTCTTGTTGCCAACAAGAAACCATACAGTGTGTCTTGTTGCCAACATGAAACCATACAGCATTTCTTGTTGGCTGGCCTTGAACTGCAGTCCAGGTGGTGGGGCTTGTGCTTCTGGAGTTGAAGGAGCTGAGCTCCATCCCAAGATGCTCCCAATAGCCATGTGGAGAAGGCTGAATTGCCTGAAACGCCCAGGGAATTTGTTACAATGAAAACAATTAAGATGAGCATCAGTTGCAGATGTACTTTACTGGGATGGATACTGTAGGCATacaaatggagagagaaagctcTCTGCAGAATGGACTGCAATGAACTCACTGAAAAGCGTGGGAGGCTTATTCTATAATCAGCCCCCTGTTTGGGGCCTGCATAGATTGTCTTTTAAAGACTGATGCTTTtgttaatggctttttttctgaggaaGGTAGTGGCTGTCCGCTAGAAGCTAGCCATCAGGATGGCTGGACTTACCCCTGGTGCAACCTGTGTTTGTCAGTGTGagtagtggtttttttccttacagagctAACGGTGCCCTCTCCCCTTGCCTTCTGCAGGCTTTATCATCTACTTTACCTATGGAATATGGCACAGTGTGGAAGCCACCTACGCGGCCTCAGCAGATGCGGAGAGAAACACGGATGCTGGTTCGGACAGCTGTAAATGACTGCATGTTTGGCTTATGGGCAGTTGGGGAAAGGCTGCAGTGAAGGAAGCTTTGTGGTGGGGATCCTGAACCAGATTACGTCTGGTTAATCAGTAATGCAGGAATAAGGAAGCATAATGCGGGACTCCCCAGCCCTGTTGCTGCAGCTTGCAGTTTGCTTAGTAGCACAGTTAAAAGGGATCACAAGGATAAAAGCCACACCTCTGGTATACTCCCGGCGACACTGTCAGCTAATCTGGGGCTATGcgcttcccttcttccctctcctgttttttttttccagtgtgtagaaaaaaacctgcttctgtgTGCCAGTTAACCTTAAATG
This region includes:
- the SLC7A1 gene encoding high affinity cationic amino acid transporter 1; amino-acid sequence: MECQKIINFGNQLLRRKNVDCTREDSRLSRCLNTFDLVALGVGSTLGAGVYVLAGAVARENAGPAIVISFLIAALASVLAGLCYGEFGARVPKTGSAYLYSYVTVGELWAFITGWNLILSYVIGTSSVARAWSATFDEIIGQHIEKFCKKYMTMDAPGVLAKYPDIFAVVIIIILTGLLIFGVKESALVNKVFTCINILVLGFVMVSGFVKGSIKNWQLTEQDIYNTSHSIYGDNQTQEEKLYGVGGFMPYGWKGVLSGAATCFYAFVGFDCIATTGEEVKNPQKAIPIGIVASLLICFVAYFGVSAALTLMMPYYQLDTNSPLPNAFKYVGWDGANYAVAVGSLCALSTSLLGSMFPMPRIIYAMAEDGLLFKFLAKVNEKRKTPIIATVTSGAIAAVMAFLFDLKDLVDLMSIGTLLAYSLVAACVLVLRYQPEQPNLAYQMARTTEETDNNESVSTSESQAGFLPEEEEKCSLKAILCPPNSDPSKFSGSVVNISTFIIGFLIVGSCILTALEPSILIKAVWIIAAILVVVVSFIIWKQPESKTKLSFKVPLLPLLPVVSIFVNVYLMMQLDLGTWIRFAVWMLIGFIIYFTYGIWHSVEATYAASADAERNTDAGSDSYS